In the Xiphias gladius isolate SHS-SW01 ecotype Sanya breed wild chromosome 7, ASM1685928v1, whole genome shotgun sequence genome, TCTGGATGAAAAGAGTCGCTTTTTCACTTGGAGCTGAATTTGATTGATGCTTCTCTTCTTTAACGCGCTCCACATTGTCCTCATGCAGACGGAACAGACAGGGTgatcttttttcactttcagacCAAAACAGGCAAGTTTCTGCCGTTAAGAACCACGAAAATCGTCACTTCTTTGTTTGCGTGGCGCTGATGTGCGATGAACTGTTGAGAGGAAATGGCGAGAGGAGAGACGTGTGAATGTACTTGGCATCTGAGTGAAAGTGTACCGTCCGTACAACGCGCAGGGGCTGACACCGCACGGTTTCCGTGGAAGTCTGCAGCCTAGCAGAGGCGCAGCGGTGTTTGGAGTTGATCATGATTTGGAGCAGGCCGGGACCACTGAGGAAGTTCTTTTaactttctgtatttttatccCTGTCATGCTACAATTTGGGGCTTAACatcttgtttgtgttgttcGCCGAttgaaatctgttttgttttatttcatttaatgttttctgtttctggatTGAACTGGTATCTTTGGCATGGGCCTAGCCTCCGTAGTCTCTCCGTGTCTATGAGATACACAGATGATTCTGAATATGGTTCACATTATGCGTTCAGTGTATTTCGACACAGTTTTCTCGACCTTGGTCGCTTCATCGGTTTGTATTTTGGTGACGTTTCAGGTTGACGCACACATGTCGCATTGCTCTTGCAAAACTCTGCTCGCACACTCTGTCCTTTTGACTGTGACCATTGTCTTTGTGCCCGAAAAATTTTTCCCACACGAAGGAATGAGACCTATTTTTGGGAGGAGCACGACACTAGCACAAGCTTATTTCATGAacatgaatttaactttttaccATGTGAATTCTTTGGTGAACAACGTCACCACatgaatacaaacaaaaatctataaCAGTTACCGCAGGATTAATTCTGGCCATGTCTTCCACCCCCACCACGAATGAGTCCTACCAAGTCATAATGAGCTTTTTGGGTTGTTTGTTCGTCCAGTTTGATGACTCTTTTGTGTCCACATGTACTAACTGGACTTTAATATCATGAAGATCcacggtctagacctgctctgtgtgAAAAGTGCCCAGAGACGACTTCTGCCAAGATTTGGTTGCTACATAGagaaaactgacttgacttgacttgattgTTTGAGCAAAGACATACTTTATCAGGCAGGTCCTAACGGGACCGATGCGCTCTGATGTGCTGGACTGATCTTCTGGAAACCATTTTGTTAACGTCTCTGCTGGGTTGAGCCGGTTTCTCTCCATGTGACGACGGGGCTTTCTTGATGTTTTCAGTGGGTGAAATCCGCTGATGGACTAACTTTccgtctttctgtctgtctctctccagccGCCAAGCGTCCCTCCTCAGTCTCGTCTCTGAGTGGGATTGTGGGTAGGATGATGTCATCTGGCGAACGAGGAGCCTCGtcctcctcctgcacctccGTCAACACCGTCTGCTCCGATGGCGAGcgtcccccctccctctccctctcctcctctgcctcctcagTCTCCCTGCAGGACGCCTCCcactcctcttcttcctcctcctcctcttcctcgttGCCTTATGGCGCCTTGCCGACCTACAACGCTTCCTCGTCCTTCTCGTCATCCTCCACGCCGAAGAGGAACGGCTCGGACATCAGCCTGGACCTCACCCCCCTGGTGACGCAACACGGAGGTGGAgttcctggaggaggaggaggaggaggaggaggaggaggaggaggaggaggaggaggaggaggacgaggaggaggaggagcaggaggaggaggaggaggaggaggaggatgaggaggaggaggaggaggagcaggaggaggaggaggaggaggaggaggaggaggaggaggaggaggaggaggaggaggaggaggaggaggaggaggaggaggaggaggaggaggaggaggaggaggaggaggaggaggaggaggaggaggaggaggaggaggaggaggaggaggaggaggaggaggaggaggaggaggaggaggaggaggaggaggaggaggaggaggaggaggaggaggaggaggaggaggaggaggaggaggaggaggaggtggggtcTGCGTTGCCAGGGCGACAGGAGGAGGACACCCCCCTTATGCgatggcggcggcggcggcggcggcggcggcggcggcggcggcggcggcggcggcggcggcggcggcggcggcggcggcggcggcggcggcggcggcggcggcggcggcggcggcggcggcggcggcggcggcggcggcggcggcggcggcggcggcggcggcggcggcggcggcggcggcggcggcggcggcggcggcggcggcggcggcggcggcggcggcggcggcggcggcggcggcggcggcggcggcggcggcggcggcggcggcggcggcggcggcggcggcggcggcggcggcggcggcggcggcggcggcggcggcggcggcggcggcggcggcggcggcggcggcggcggcggcggcggcggcggcggcggcggcggcggcggcggcggcggcggcggcggcggcggcggcggcggcggcggcggcggcggcggcggcggcggcggcggcggcggcggcggcggcggcggcggcggcggcggcggcggcggcggcggcggcggcggcggcggcggcggcggcggcggcggcggcggcggcggcggcggcggcggcggcggcggcggcggcggcggcggcggcggcggcggcggcggcggcggcggcggcggcggcggcggcggcggcggcggcggcggcggcggcggcggcggcggcggcggcggcggcggcggcggcggcggcggcggcggcggcggcggcggcggcggcggcggcggcggcggcggcggcggcggcggcggcggcggcggcggcggcggcggcggcggcggcggcggcggcggcggcggcggcggcggcggcggcggcggcggcggcggcggcggcggcggcggcggcggcggcggcggcggcggcggcggcggcggcggcggcggcggcggcggcggcggcggcggcggcggcggcggcggcggcggcggcggcggcgg is a window encoding:
- the LOC120792266 gene encoding putative protein TPRXL — translated: MPEGSRRGSQRSSSSTAAKRPSSVSSLSGIVGRMMSSGERGASSSSCTSVNTVCSDGERPPSLSLSSSASSVSLQDASHSSSSSSSSSSLPYGALPTYNASSSFSSSSTPKRNGSDISLDLTPLAVTDRIAFSPRGFYRGRMSSLPRAFGAADLYEPVDATRLDSTRLDSARLLLIRVLLQIRCPQLFPHGEGC